The Caldisalinibacter kiritimatiensis sequence ATATCTCGGTAAAAAGGAACGAACAAGTATTATAAGACAGTCAGGAGCTGATATATGCATATCAAATCATATAAACAGCTACACGAGTTCAAAACCTGAGGGAGCAGAGGTTATTCATTCAATATATAGCGATAAAAAATTAGCAAATTTAATATTAGATAATCTGGTTGAAGCAGGTGTAAAAAGAAGAAGAGTGTTTTCAAAATCCCATCCAAATAATTCTAAACTAGATTATTATTATATGAATCGTGAAACAGGTAGTGTAGAAACGGTAATAGTTGAATATGGTTTTGCTAGCAATCCCAAAGATACACAAAGAATCAAAAATAATTGGGAGGATTACGCAGAATCTGTTATTAAAGCAGTATGTAAATATATAGGTCATCCTTATGATGAGGATATGCTTTATACTAGAATTGTTGGAAAAAGTAAGACTACATTAGCACAAATGCAAGAATGGGCAAAGAAAAGAGGAGGAAGTGATAAGTTTATTGAAGCTTCTGAAAAATATTTAAAATATGGAGAGCTTACTGGTATAAGAGCTGATATATTATATTGTCAAAGTGCAAAAGAAACAAATTTCGGTAGATTTACTGGAGTAGTTAAAGAAGAAATGAATAATTTTGCAGGCATAAAAGTAAAAAATCCAACTGGTGATAAGATAAACGACTTTGAAAAATTTATAACTGTAGATGATGGCGTAAGAGCACACTTTAACCATATTTGCGCATATGTAGGACTTAATCCTATAGGTAAAGTACATCCAAGGTATTACATTCTAAAATCACTTACATGGGCAGGGAAGGTTAAATATGTAGAGGAGCTAGGAGGCAAGTGGTCACCTATTGCTGACTATGGAATTACAATAGTTAAAGATTATTTAAAGGATTTATTGTCAACAAAAAGTACTACAATAGACTATAAGAGTTTATATGAGAATTGTATAGAAGAAAATAAAGTATTAAAAGAGAGAATAGAAAATTTAATAGGAAAACTAAATGAAATTAATAAAATTTCGGAGGTGTAATTTTGGGAGATATATTTGCATTTAATTGGGGTTGGGTAGTTTTAGGAATATTAGCTATAGTAACATTACTTTATTTATATAAAAGAGGAAATGAAGATTTAGTAAAAAAAATAATTCTATCATTGGTTGTAAGGGCAGAAAAAACATTAGGCTCAAAAACAGGAGAACTTAAGTATGCTATGGTCGTAAATTTAGCA is a genomic window containing:
- a CDS encoding N-acetylmuramoyl-L-alanine amidase, which encodes MKIIIDPGHGGKDPGGGSNNYWLEKDMTLKISLYQYEKLKKLGIDVDITRKTDKYLGKKERTSIIRQSGADICISNHINSYTSSKPEGAEVIHSIYSDKKLANLILDNLVEAGVKRRRVFSKSHPNNSKLDYYYMNRETGSVETVIVEYGFASNPKDTQRIKNNWEDYAESVIKAVCKYIGHPYDEDMLYTRIVGKSKTTLAQMQEWAKKRGGSDKFIEASEKYLKYGELTGIRADILYCQSAKETNFGRFTGVVKEEMNNFAGIKVKNPTGDKINDFEKFITVDDGVRAHFNHICAYVGLNPIGKVHPRYYILKSLTWAGKVKYVEELGGKWSPIADYGITIVKDYLKDLLSTKSTTIDYKSLYENCIEENKVLKERIENLIGKLNEINKISEV